The proteins below come from a single Arthrobacter crystallopoietes genomic window:
- a CDS encoding helix-turn-helix domain-containing protein, which produces MPATTVRGVRAKQSGDVQTAVANNFSQWHHLVSESFVPLEVRSDKIQDFSGVLRSRVLDELSIVEVTAQGHQVLRTPALIERSERLFFKLNLQLSGHGILIQDNREAALRPGDIAVYDTHRPYTLAFEEDFRTLVVMFPHDILDLSPDEVGQLTAVRMAGDQGLGRMISPFMMQLAENLEVLTGPSGHRLAHNAVDLIATMFDNELSTRRSTEEGRHSELLVRIRQYIEAHLGDPGLAPSNIAAAHYISTRQLHNIFHNADATVATWIRARRLEHCRRDLRDPILADRSVGTIANRWGFVDAAHFSRIFRSAYGQTPSAYRLG; this is translated from the coding sequence GTGCCAGCAACTACAGTCCGCGGTGTGCGGGCAAAGCAGTCCGGTGATGTGCAGACGGCAGTCGCCAACAACTTCAGTCAGTGGCACCACCTCGTGTCCGAATCCTTCGTGCCCTTGGAAGTCCGCTCGGACAAAATCCAAGATTTCAGTGGCGTGCTGCGTTCGCGGGTGCTGGACGAACTTTCCATCGTAGAGGTGACCGCACAAGGCCACCAGGTACTGCGCACTCCCGCGCTGATCGAACGGTCCGAGCGGCTATTCTTCAAGTTGAACCTGCAACTCTCCGGCCACGGCATCCTCATCCAAGACAACCGGGAAGCCGCGTTGCGTCCGGGTGACATTGCAGTGTACGACACCCACCGGCCTTACACCCTGGCGTTTGAGGAGGACTTCCGGACACTGGTGGTCATGTTTCCCCATGACATCCTGGACCTCTCCCCCGACGAGGTAGGTCAGTTGACAGCCGTACGGATGGCTGGAGACCAAGGTCTGGGCCGAATGATCAGCCCATTCATGATGCAACTGGCGGAAAACCTGGAAGTGCTCACCGGACCGAGCGGCCACAGACTGGCGCACAATGCCGTCGATCTGATCGCCACCATGTTCGACAATGAACTCAGCACCAGACGAAGCACCGAGGAAGGACGCCACAGCGAACTGCTGGTCCGCATCCGGCAGTACATCGAAGCCCACCTTGGCGATCCAGGCCTCGCTCCGTCGAACATCGCGGCTGCCCACTACATTTCCACCCGCCAGTTGCACAACATCTTCCACAATGCCGATGCCACTGTCGCCACCTGGATCAGGGCACGGAGGCTGGAACACTGCCGGCGGGACCTCCGCGATCCGATTCTTGCCGACCGGTCCGTCGGAACCATTGCCAACCGGTGGGGCTTTGTCGATGCCGCGCACTTCAGCCGAATCTTCCGCAGTGCCTACGGACAAACGCCCAGCGCCTACCGTCTGGGTTGA
- a CDS encoding APC family permease: MPALVFMIIAASAPLTVIAGGTPSNFAVTGVVGIPASFLVLGICLAVFAVGYSAMSAHIRNAGAFYAYIAQGLGRAAGVGAAWVALVAYNAMQIGIYGLFGFASASFIGSKIGAEVPWWLTAAVGFLIVGWLGINKVDLSVKVIAVLVGLEFLAVIVFDIVALAVQPEGVSAAGLAPSNLFTAGVGAALAFSIAGFMGFESAAIYSEEAKDPKRSIGRATFIAIAVISLFYAFSAWATTIATGPSQVVAQSQEFGPDLLFVFLSAHAGTVAADITQILFITSLLAALIAFHNAVARYVFSLGREGVLPRRLGYVSPKSHAPVAGSLVQSALALVMLFIFAVAGIGSELGPLYPVLTFFTWLTNTGAFGLVLLLVLISLAVIGYFRRHGEGYSVWTRILAPALAVALLGAVFIMIVVNFDVLIGTEGTSPLSWILPAVALVPGVLGVLWGLYLKSARPQIYSGIGGGGNGDD, translated from the coding sequence GTGCCTGCCCTTGTTTTCATGATCATTGCCGCGTCAGCGCCGCTGACTGTTATCGCCGGCGGCACACCCAGCAACTTCGCCGTTACCGGTGTGGTGGGAATTCCTGCGTCCTTTCTGGTCCTTGGGATCTGTTTGGCGGTCTTTGCGGTGGGCTACTCGGCAATGAGCGCCCATATCCGCAATGCCGGGGCCTTCTACGCATACATTGCCCAGGGGTTGGGACGGGCGGCCGGAGTCGGCGCGGCGTGGGTGGCGCTGGTCGCCTACAACGCCATGCAGATCGGCATCTACGGCCTGTTCGGCTTCGCGTCGGCCTCGTTCATTGGCAGCAAGATCGGCGCAGAAGTTCCATGGTGGCTGACCGCCGCCGTCGGATTCTTGATAGTCGGCTGGCTCGGCATCAATAAAGTAGATCTGTCGGTCAAAGTGATCGCCGTTCTGGTAGGTCTGGAATTCCTGGCTGTCATTGTGTTCGACATTGTCGCCTTGGCCGTGCAGCCGGAGGGTGTCTCGGCAGCGGGCCTGGCCCCATCGAACCTGTTCACTGCAGGAGTGGGGGCAGCTTTGGCGTTCAGCATTGCCGGATTCATGGGCTTCGAGTCGGCCGCCATCTACAGTGAGGAGGCCAAGGATCCCAAGCGTTCGATCGGGCGGGCCACGTTCATCGCCATTGCCGTCATCTCACTCTTCTACGCATTTTCGGCCTGGGCGACAACCATCGCGACAGGGCCTAGCCAGGTTGTCGCTCAATCCCAGGAATTCGGCCCCGACCTGCTCTTCGTCTTTCTGAGCGCGCATGCGGGTACTGTCGCAGCGGACATCACGCAGATCCTGTTCATCACTAGTCTTCTGGCAGCACTCATTGCCTTTCACAACGCCGTAGCGCGGTATGTCTTCTCGCTGGGACGGGAAGGCGTCCTCCCGAGACGGCTGGGTTACGTCAGTCCGAAAAGCCACGCTCCCGTTGCCGGCTCGCTCGTCCAATCCGCGCTTGCCCTGGTGATGCTGTTCATTTTCGCCGTCGCTGGCATCGGCTCCGAGCTCGGCCCGCTGTATCCTGTCCTGACCTTCTTTACATGGTTGACGAACACCGGGGCATTCGGTCTTGTCCTGCTGCTCGTCCTGATTTCGCTGGCCGTCATCGGATACTTCCGCAGGCACGGTGAAGGATATTCAGTCTGGACGCGTATTTTGGCTCCAGCACTCGCTGTCGCGCTCCTGGGCGCCGTATTCATCATGATCGTCGTCAACTTCGATGTACTCATAGGCACCGAGGGAACGTCACCGCTTTCATGGATCCTTCCCGCGGTTGCGTTGGTGCCCGGGGTACTCGGAGTGCTCTGGGGACTGTACCTGAAAAGTGCCAGGCCTCAGATCTACAGCGGCATTGGTGGCGGCGGAAACGGGGATGACTAA